The region CTGGACTGTAACGGTTGAGTTATTCTGCGAATCCGATCCTGAAAGGCCGGCGGCATACTCCCCAGTGTTCCATCCCGGAGAAAACGGGCCATAGGGATCAATCTTCGGCACAATTGCGTAACTGCTAGAGGCATTCCAACTATACGGCGAATTTTCGCCACCAGTGTTCCGCACAATCAGGTCTTGCAACGCCTTTGACGGCGTCGCCAACATAGATGAATCTTGCACCAGATAATTTCCAGTGCGGTCCGTCACCAGTTTCATCCCTGTCGTGTCATAGACTTCACTCGTGGACGTGTTCGCGTTCAACGGCACAACAATGCCCGTCGCTGCAATCTCACCAAGCTGGCTATTGTTCGCCGCTCGCATCGCATTCTCAATCTGTGCCACCGTGATCGGTGAACCATCGGGATTCGTTAGCCCCTGAGCCTGCGCTGATGCAGCAATCTGCCGAGCCTCCTTTTTTTCTTGGGAGTGAATCTGCCGATTAAACCGATCCACCCCGCCCCACTCAACGCTCCCGCCCGCCACCCACCAACGCCCCACTCCACCCGCCAACACATTCGACGTCAGATTCCCCAGCAATTCATCCACATTCGCGTTGCCCGTCGGCCCGCATCCTTGATCGCCGCGGCGACCTCGTTCAGTTGCGGCGCGAGCTTCGCCGACGCCCTGCCCCACCGCCCACCTGCCGCGCCCAACCCACCGCCGGTCAACCCTCCCGTCAACGCCCCACCGGCGACATGCAAAGCCGCGCGGCTATCCCCGCCTTCGGCCCAATCCTTTGCCTCCTGCAGATACTGAGTCTTGAGCGCCGGATCATTCGTGCCCTCCGCATTCCTCCGCGCCTCATCACGCTTCCTGTCCGCATAACTGCCGATCTGCTTCGCGATCACTTCCGATGCCGCCTGCGCCGCATTGATCAGATCCGACTGATTGCTCAATACCTGCTGCAGATCCGGCGTCCTGCTCACCGTGCCGTTCAGATTCGACGTATCGCGCTCCAGCATCGCCACATCCTGCTTCTGATTCGCCGGATCCGTGATGGTGATGCTGCCGGCGCTGACCGCGCTTCTCGTGCTCGCATCGCTACTACCGCTCTCGCTCACATAAAGCGGCAAGGCGCCGCCGGTGTTCTTCCCGCTCGTCGCCCCATGCGTCGCGTAATTGTTCCCGCCATTACCGGCCCCACCACCGCCACTGATCCCGAAACTGCTTGCGTCGTACTCCGAGTGATTCTGAATATCCGAGAACGTGAGCGTCCCGGTCGTGAGTTGGTTTTTATCCGACGTCGCCGTACTGGCGATATATGCACCCTTCAAATCCGTATTGCCCGTGACCGTGATATCGAAACCGCCCGCGCCCGCCTGAATGCCCGACTGCTCGTTCACGCCGGCATAATTGCCGCTCGCGCGGCCATTCTGCATACTGCCGCTGACGCTCGCCCCGCCCATGCTCGCGTTGAACCCGCCACCCGCGCTGCTCTGATGCGCCGCACTCCTGCTCGTATCCTGCACCGACGCGATATTCAGATTACCGCCGACCGCCCCGATCACCTTATTCGCATTGACGTTTGCCCCGACGATATTGGTATCGCCGCCGCTGATGATCGTCACGGTGCGGCCCGCATTGATATGCGTGTTGTTCTGCGTCACCGCATCCGAGTTCGCGTCCCCATGCGCTCTCGACATCGCCGCCGACACGCCAAATCCACCCGTACCATACGACACGCCCAAACTCGCGCTCTTCGATTCGTTCGTACTGCGCGTGCTGTCGGCATCCGCACTGCTGACGAGATTGACCTTGTTCGTCGCCTCCAGCCGCACGTCTTTCGCCGTGACGTTCGCCCCCTGGATCGTCACGTTGCCCTGTCCGGCGTTCTTGTCTCCCGTCGCCACGAACTTGACCGTACCGCCTGCCCGCACACTGCTGCCGTTGTTCTGCGTGCTGTCCTCGACAAACGTCGACTTGCTCCGCGACGAACCGAAGCTCAGCTCCATCTTCGCCTCGACCTTGCCCGTCGGACTATCCAGCGCGTCCGTCATGCGCCCCGTCGCATCGACCAGATCGGCCATGCCGCCCGCGGCCGCGATCGCATGCAACGCCGCGGCTCGCCCATCCTGGCTCCCGCCGGCCCCCTGCGCCTGCTGATTCACGTTCTGAATCGCGTCGATCACCGGAGACTTCACCGCCAGCGTGAATCCCGAACTCTTCACCTCACGGGTTTGTTCACGATGCCGATCGGTCTGCGACGGATCGATCGTCACTTCCTTCGCGACACCCCTCACATCCTTGCCCGCGACGATATCCGAGCCCGTGGCATGCAGCTTGTTACCGGCGGTCATGGTGACATCGCCGCCCGTGCTGCCGATCAGGCTGCCCTGCGATCCCCTCACCGTATCGCGGCTGGTATCGATCGTCTGGTGCGTGCCATACGAAATCCCCGCACCAGCGCTGCCCAGGCCGGACTTCTTCACGTCCTGGTAGTGATATTCACTCGACACGGTATCCGCCGTCGTGATCCTGATGTCGTGGCCGGCGACGAGTTCCACATCGCCGGTGGCGGCAATCGTCGCGGCCCTGGCCGTCAGGTTGTTTCCTGCCTGCACGTCGACCGTATCGCCCGACAAGGTCGTGCCGATCGCATGGGTGTAGCTGCTCGAATCGACTGTATGCGTCGATTTCGACGACAGGAAGCCGCTCTCCTTCCGATCATGTTCTTCGTTCGCGCTCGCGCTCTGCTCACCCGCGTTCAGATTGACGTCGCGCTCGGCGATCATCCTGATCGCGCCCTGCGCATTCGCATAGGCGGCCGTCGCATTGACGTCGCGACCGGCCACGATCGCCAGACCGCCTCCCGATGCAATCACCGTGCCCCGGTCGATCGACGCGGCGTGTTCCGCGTGGTTGCGGCCGTTCCACTGCACCGCATCCTCGCTGCTCTCGCGAACCGCATTCAGATTGACGTCGTTGCCGGCCATCAGCAGCGCGCCGCCCGTCGCCGCGATCGCGGCCGCAGCGGCATTCAGATCCCGGCCGGCAACGGCCTGCAAGACGCCGGCATTGAGCGTCGACACGCGATCGATACCGGTTGCACTGCCGCTCTTCGCCGTCGCCGAACGGGTGGTGCTCGTCAGATTGAGATCGCGACCAGCCGACAGCACCACGGCATTGCCCTGAATCAGCCCGCCCAGATTGTTCAGATCCTGGGCCGCGCTCGCGATCACGGCGCCGCCCGAGAGCGTGCCGTGATTGTCGATCGTATCGGCGCGGATGATCGTCACGTTGCGGCTGGCGATCGTGCCTGAGTTCGCGTACCGCCCCTCCGCATCGATCGTGACGTTCTTGCCGGCGATGATCGTCCCTTCACCCGTCACGTCCGCTGCGCGCGCACGCAGATACACCTGCGGCACCAGCGCTTCCTGCTGGCTGCCGTCCGGCAGCATCACGGTCTGGTTCACGAGCCAGACGATGTCGTTCGTCAGCGCGGCCATCTGCGCATCGGTCAGCGCCGTGCCGACATTCAGCCCGAACTGCTGCGATGCCTGCACGCCATTGGCCATCAGCGCCTGGTAGGCGCGCTGGTTGTCCGTGTAGTCGCCGACGAGGCGCTGCCCTGTTGCCAGGATGATTTGCTGCTGAACCAGTTGCTGCTCGTAGAAACCGTCGCCGATGCGCCTGAGGACCGTATTCGGATCGACCTTGAGCGCGTCGAGCATGGCGTCGCTCGACAGCCACGTCCGGCGATCGGTGAAACGCGGATCCGTCTCGACCAGGAAGCGGCGACCCGGGTCGGTCGCCACCTGATACAACGCGTTGTTCGGCAAGCGCGTGTTCGGCGTCGCCGTCCGCACGACCACGCCGCCGACGTTGGCCTTCACCGCCGAGACAGCCTCCGTCCCCACGCCCGCGACACCGTCGCCGACCGCCACCCGGGCCTCGATGCGCCTGCCCGCCGTCGGCGTCACGCCGGCGCCGGACGCACCCTGCGCGGCCGGCATCTCGGCCGCCACGCTCTTGATCGGATTGGACGGCTTGTCCGGGGCAGCCAACACCACCGGCAGATCGATCGTTTGCGGCGGAATGGCCGGCGAGTAGTCGGTCTTGCTCGATTCGCGCTTGTCACCGCGAAAGGCGCCATTCGACTCCACCCACGTATGGATCGCCTTGCCCGAACCCGTGAACGTCTCGGTGCCCTGCGCACCGATGTTGATCACGCCGCCCGGATGGTCGTTGTCGCCGGCGACGATCTGACTCTTGTCGTTGACGCCGGACGCCGTGTTGACCGTGATATGACGGCCGGCGTTGATGATGCCCGGTTGAGACGCGGTAACGACATCCTTGGTCGACTTGACCTCGACCGTGTAAACCGTATAGGTCTGGACGAGCCGGCTCGCGACGTCGTTGTTGTACGCGATGACTGCTTTATTGAGATCCTCGTAGGCGGTCGTGGTCGCCTCGTACCACTGCTGGAACGGCGCGCATGCCGCATGGCTGGAACTGCTGCAGGACGGGCTTGGCGGCCCGAGAAGCGGCGGTTTTTCGCCGGTTACGTCGGCTACCGTCGGCGGCTTGACGGCAAACCAGTCGTCGCCGACGTTTTTCCGGCCGGATAGCAAAGCCGCAACACCGGCCAAGTCGAACGGGCCCCATGTGATCCACGCCGGATTCGCATCCGGCGGCGGAGCGACCCCGAGCCTCTCCCAGATGTCTGCCTGCACGGTCCGATAAGCGCCGGCATGGGCCGCTGCCTCGTTCGATTGAAAGTACCATGAGGCGTAGTTCGTCAGATCGATCTTCCCCGCCACGCCGTTCATCGTGTATTTCGCGTACTCCGCGAACGGATACTGCTTCGACGGCAGCAGGATGAATTTCTGGTCGTCGTCCAACGCCCACTGGTAATCCTCGCCCGGACGGATCGCGAGGCTATTCTTCTGATACAGGTAGACCGTCGACGGATCGATCTTGTCGACCGAGCCAGGCACCTGATACCACGTCTGGTTGCCGGCATCGGTCGTCACCGTCGAAGTGCGGAAGTTGGCGTTCAGGTTCTCGAATCGGCTTGCATCGATCGTGATGTCGCGCCCGACATCGATCTGCGCGCCGTTGTTCGTCATGGCCTGCGCAATGCCTGTCGCCCGACGATTCACATCCAGCGCGCCGCCAACCCGCATGTCGCTGCCCGCGTAGATCAGCGCGCCGTTCAGGTTCTTGAGCGTCTGCGCGCCCATATCGAGATCGCCGCGCGATGCGATCACGCCGCCCACACCCTGCGCGTCCTGATCGTTGACGACGGTATTTGCCCCCAACGCGACGGTGTCGCCGTAGATGCGACCGCCGGTGTTCGTGACGGTATCGCCGGCTGTCACCGTCGTCGCGCCGCCATCGATCAGACCTTCGTTCGTGATCGATCCG is a window of Burkholderia sp. FERM BP-3421 DNA encoding:
- a CDS encoding two-partner secretion domain-containing protein, with product MNSGIFRLVFSTVRGMRVAVDEHAAAHGGGECTRVRRVARSVSADSGISIWFAARATVFAALCAFGMQALVVQAQATLPITPDRSGPTHPVVGVSTSGVPLVNITVPTNGVSLNNFTQYNVGTKGAVLVNSGRNAQTQLAGWVQGNPFLGNQAARVIVNQVTSGHPSRLLGPTEIAGRQANLVIANPAGITCAGCGFLNVPRVTLATGMTTFNPDGTLAGFNVTQGHIGIDGAGLDARDSAIDLIARAMTINGQVWADSIDAVAGANRVGYADHAVQAQAGTGAAPSVAIDVRALGSMFGNSVRLIGTEAGVGVRDAGSITSLTGDLIVSNNGEVTIAPSARLQSAANIRIDAADIVQQGTLVSTRATDLDAFQALSNAGTISSGGNTNLTAAASIDNSGQIYAGADAIGDLVGGGSITVRGSKVSSSGTLAAGDNVNLLANDVSLDHGTVNAASALNVTAPGTLSNLAGTMRGQNLTLNAGQLVNDAGVISSPTLANVAAKAVSNRSGVLAADALSLNSSGALDNTEGKLSARTAQIAALDLTNVAGEIGTTTGGLVLTAAEGVSNRHGKIAGGSGLALAAGTVSNAQGQIGSVAGDTALDVTRSMSNENGRIAAGHDLSIRTALLDNSAGTISAHATRIDAADVVNSDGRIGTTDGLRITAAGTVSNQAGAIVGGDGLSLTASRIENASGTIGSAAGDTLLRATQAMTNIGGTVRSANALRVASDLIDNSNGGMTAERGVHIRAGDVVNANGQIGSSSDALSMAASRMVSNAGGKLAGATGLSASAATLSNRGGQIGTSAGAMNLAASQAFDNMQGTVSAAGALNAQTGTLDNTQGTISADSAELAVAGALTNAHGTIAATRGTTVAAQSVSNRDGTMGSVSGALSVMTSGMTDNAGGKLLASGDTRLANAGLQNTGGTITGANVTLASGQGAIDNALGNVTASASLTSRSGAFDNRSGLAQATGAVDIETHGQAFDNRALAGQAAGGRILGHGAALATGMLSNTGGAISSSGAASIRAVSISNDAGSLVADGALAVRSDGVVSNVAGQIGGNGDVAVSGATVDNTRGAMHASGALAVTGDTIRNAQTAGATVPDTAGVPGLPAGMEGASVVLDARHAIDNAAGAIRGDKEAKLTAPLIDNTSGSIQSKGAIALVAANTVLNRQGDINGGQRLTVVAGMLDNDGKLQSAGDVDVTTQGGLTNSGAILAGRDLTTLVGGLLDNSGTLSAGDASNVTAGSIRNRAPGEIFGGGAANVRANGSITNEGLIDGGATTVTAGDTVTNTGGRIYGDTVALGANTVVNDQDAQGVGGVIASRGDLDMGAQTLKNLNGALIYAGSDMRVGGALDVNRRATGIAQAMTNNGAQIDVGRDITIDASRFENLNANFRTSTVTTDAGNQTWYQVPGSVDKIDPSTVYLYQKNSLAIRPGEDYQWALDDDQKFILLPSKQYPFAEYAKYTMNGVAGKIDLTNYASWYFQSNEAAAHAGAYRTVQADIWERLGVAPPPDANPAWITWGPFDLAGVAALLSGRKNVGDDWFAVKPPTVADVTGEKPPLLGPPSPSCSSSSHAACAPFQQWYEATTTAYEDLNKAVIAYNNDVASRLVQTYTVYTVEVKSTKDVVTASQPGIINAGRHITVNTASGVNDKSQIVAGDNDHPGGVINIGAQGTETFTGSGKAIHTWVESNGAFRGDKRESSKTDYSPAIPPQTIDLPVVLAAPDKPSNPIKSVAAEMPAAQGASGAGVTPTAGRRIEARVAVGDGVAGVGTEAVSAVKANVGGVVVRTATPNTRLPNNALYQVATDPGRRFLVETDPRFTDRRTWLSSDAMLDALKVDPNTVLRRIGDGFYEQQLVQQQIILATGQRLVGDYTDNQRAYQALMANGVQASQQFGLNVGTALTDAQMAALTNDIVWLVNQTVMLPDGSQQEALVPQVYLRARAADVTGEGTIIAGKNVTIDAEGRYANSGTIASRNVTIIRADTIDNHGTLSGGAVIASAAQDLNNLGGLIQGNAVVLSAGRDLNLTSTTRSATAKSGSATGIDRVSTLNAGVLQAVAGRDLNAAAAAIAATGGALLMAGNDVNLNAVRESSEDAVQWNGRNHAEHAASIDRGTVIASGGGLAIVAGRDVNATAAYANAQGAIRMIAERDVNLNAGEQSASANEEHDRKESGFLSSKSTHTVDSSSYTHAIGTTLSGDTVDVQAGNNLTARAATIAATGDVELVAGHDIRITTADTVSSEYHYQDVKKSGLGSAGAGISYGTHQTIDTSRDTVRGSQGSLIGSTGGDVTMTAGNKLHATGSDIVAGKDVRGVAKEVTIDPSQTDRHREQTREVKSSGFTLAVKSPVIDAIQNVNQQAQGAGGSQDGRAAALHAIAAAGGMADLVDATGRMTDALDSPTGKVEAKMELSFGSSRSKSTFVEDSTQNNGSSVRAGGTVKFVATGDKNAGQGNVTIQGANVTAKDVRLEATNKVNLVSSADADSTRSTNESKSASLGVSYGTGGFGVSAAMSRAHGDANSDAVTQNNTHINAGRTVTIISGGDTNIVGANVNANKVIGAVGGNLNIASVQDTSRSAAHQSSAGGGFNASMGGASVSGSMQNGRASGNYAGVNEQSGIQAGAGGFDITVTGNTDLKGAYIASTATSDKNQLTTGTLTFSDIQNHSEYDASSFGISGGGGAGNGGNNYATHGATSGKNTGGALPLYVSESGSSDASTRSAVSAGSITITDPANQKQDVAMLERDTSNLNGTVSRTPDLQQVLSNQSDLINAAQAASEVIAKQIGSYADRKRDEARRNAEGTNDPALKTQYLQEAKDWAEGGDSRAALHVAGGALTGGLTGGGLGAAGGRWGRASAKLAPQLNEVAAAIKDAGRRATRMWMNCWGI